From a region of the Spelaeicoccus albus genome:
- a CDS encoding cupin domain-containing protein — translation MSPDELPEGVIKRRLPPQAESPTGGMLLDHEVQANIDCCLGVARIAAGSPDTLTEMSHETAEVMYVGSGSGELRSGSAAMPFTTGEALYIPSGIWHRIVNTGSEEIISVFSFPHSNRPPSRTRTLTNTEARKDEDDGEI, via the coding sequence ATGAGTCCCGACGAGCTTCCGGAAGGCGTGATAAAACGTCGGCTACCGCCGCAAGCAGAATCACCGACCGGTGGCATGCTGCTCGATCACGAGGTGCAAGCGAATATTGACTGCTGTCTCGGAGTCGCCCGTATTGCGGCGGGGTCACCGGACACTCTCACCGAGATGTCCCACGAGACAGCCGAGGTCATGTACGTCGGCTCCGGGTCCGGCGAATTGCGAAGCGGTTCCGCGGCGATGCCGTTTACCACAGGCGAGGCACTGTACATACCAAGTGGCATATGGCATCGGATCGTCAACACCGGTTCCGAGGAAATCATCTCGGTCTTTTCCTTTCCGCATTCGAACCGGCCACCGAGCCGAACGCGCACATTAACGAACACCGAAGCCAGAAAGGACGAGGACGATGGAGAAATATGA
- a CDS encoding polysaccharide deacetylase family protein, which produces MTTDRDLVGYGGNPPTAEWPDGKKLALSIVVNYEEGSERSHWYGDDAQESDTEWGKSPVPSTVRDLAMESMYEYGSRVGIWRILRVLDELGVRATLFTCAEALRLNPPLVRKVATSDHEVCSHGLRWEEIFRLDEETERQHMREAIDLFEDLIGARPRGWYCRFGPSVNTRNLVVEDGGFSYDSDSYNDDVPFFVDVDRQEHLVVPYTADVNDLQWWTGNASTSDDFLAYMKDSFNELHSESQTTPRMMSIGLHCRVIGRPGRIGALREFIQYAQQFSDVWITTRSEIADWWHKLHSEGVV; this is translated from the coding sequence ATGACTACTGACCGCGACCTCGTCGGCTACGGCGGTAATCCGCCGACCGCCGAATGGCCGGATGGCAAAAAGCTGGCACTTTCGATTGTCGTGAACTACGAGGAAGGTTCCGAGCGCAGCCACTGGTACGGCGACGACGCGCAGGAGTCAGACACCGAGTGGGGTAAGTCGCCCGTTCCATCGACGGTGCGTGATCTCGCGATGGAGTCCATGTACGAGTATGGTTCACGAGTCGGCATCTGGAGGATCCTTCGCGTCCTTGACGAGCTCGGCGTCCGCGCGACTCTCTTCACCTGCGCGGAGGCACTGAGACTCAATCCGCCGCTGGTACGGAAGGTAGCGACGTCCGACCATGAAGTGTGCAGTCATGGCCTTCGGTGGGAGGAGATCTTTCGACTGGACGAAGAAACCGAGCGACAACACATGCGCGAAGCGATCGACCTGTTCGAAGATCTAATTGGCGCTCGACCACGCGGATGGTATTGCCGCTTCGGTCCGAGCGTGAACACCCGAAACCTTGTCGTTGAAGACGGTGGGTTTTCGTACGACTCGGATAGTTACAACGACGATGTCCCCTTTTTCGTCGATGTTGACAGACAAGAGCACCTGGTCGTTCCGTACACCGCGGATGTGAATGACTTGCAATGGTGGACCGGAAACGCGTCAACGTCTGATGACTTCCTTGCGTACATGAAAGACAGTTTCAACGAATTGCACAGCGAATCCCAGACCACGCCTCGAATGATGTCGATCGGATTACATTGCCGCGTCATCGGACGCCCCGGCCGCATCGGTGCGCTACGGGAATTCATCCAGTATGCGCAACAATTTTCCGATGTCTGGATCACGACTCGCTCCGAGATCGCTGACTGGTGGCACAAATTGCACAGCGAAGGGGTGGTCTGA
- a CDS encoding MFS transporter, with product MSDTNKNSDDTRLVYDQLTTAVDGIRFQRNHVLILLLVGFGMLFDAIEQYNVGYAGPFLMDNWDISTAQVGLLTTATFGGLAVGSIIAGISSDLYGRRITYMYNLLLFTVGGLVSAFAPNYDFLLVARVAVGLGLGGEMSAALTLVSEVTPTRARGTALGWVNISAGGIGIFVAGGLATLILGPLSPFLGGDSTAWRYLLGILIIPALFVFYFRRYLPETPRFLVSTGQIGRANRVLSQLATGKLHPVKNLNITRYISGEEGKTLTREKVRISEMFKGGLLRRTVVLWILEITTFPAQVAVTSLMPSILVSRGISKDFSLTFASLINVGSLAGAILAATFAFYFPRRLVFVGCAIVAIITSVGFGFSASSIAMIVFGMLASLAYMILNTSVWLYNPEIYPTRLRGIGTGVGTAIGLAAASIFPAFAGRLIDKDLSSTLFVIIAVMYAVFAIAAIFGPETHKKSLEQIASDA from the coding sequence ATGTCTGACACCAATAAGAATTCAGACGATACTCGACTGGTTTACGATCAACTAACTACAGCCGTTGACGGTATACGCTTTCAACGAAACCACGTTTTAATATTATTGCTCGTCGGATTCGGCATGCTTTTCGACGCTATCGAGCAGTATAACGTCGGATACGCCGGCCCATTTCTGATGGACAATTGGGATATCAGTACCGCCCAAGTTGGGCTGTTGACGACAGCGACGTTCGGCGGACTCGCGGTCGGGTCCATCATCGCGGGTATTTCGAGCGATCTGTATGGGCGACGCATCACATACATGTACAACCTATTGTTGTTCACGGTCGGCGGGTTGGTTTCGGCGTTCGCCCCCAATTACGATTTTCTTCTCGTCGCGCGAGTGGCGGTCGGGCTCGGTCTTGGCGGCGAAATGAGCGCGGCGTTAACGTTGGTCTCAGAAGTCACGCCAACGCGTGCAAGGGGGACGGCGCTTGGGTGGGTGAACATCTCGGCCGGCGGAATCGGGATCTTTGTCGCCGGAGGATTGGCCACGCTGATCCTCGGTCCACTCAGCCCATTCTTGGGGGGCGATTCGACTGCCTGGCGATATCTCCTCGGGATACTGATTATCCCGGCTCTTTTCGTATTCTATTTCCGTCGGTATCTGCCGGAGACTCCGCGATTCTTGGTCAGTACCGGTCAAATAGGTCGCGCCAACCGGGTTTTATCCCAGCTTGCGACCGGAAAACTGCATCCCGTCAAAAATCTGAATATCACGAGGTACATTTCCGGCGAGGAAGGAAAGACGCTCACTCGCGAAAAGGTACGAATTTCGGAGATGTTTAAAGGCGGGCTTCTTCGCCGCACGGTTGTCCTGTGGATTCTCGAAATAACGACATTCCCCGCTCAGGTCGCCGTTACAAGCCTTATGCCATCAATTCTCGTCAGTCGGGGCATCAGCAAGGACTTCAGCCTCACCTTTGCTTCGCTTATCAACGTCGGCAGCCTGGCTGGCGCCATATTGGCGGCCACATTTGCGTTCTATTTCCCGCGGCGACTTGTCTTCGTGGGCTGTGCGATCGTCGCCATCATCACATCCGTTGGGTTTGGCTTCAGTGCCTCCTCGATAGCCATGATCGTATTCGGCATGCTCGCATCGCTCGCGTACATGATCTTGAATACCTCGGTCTGGCTGTACAACCCGGAGATCTACCCGACCCGTCTGCGCGGTATAGGAACCGGAGTCGGCACCGCAATAGGTCTTGCGGCGGCTTCGATCTTTCCAGCGTTCGCCGGTCGTCTCATCGATAAGGATCTGAGCTCGACGCTCTTTGTCATCATCGCCGTCATGTACGCCGTCTTCGCGATCGCAGCGATCTTTGGCCCGGAGACGCACAAAAAGTCACTCGAACAAATCGCGAGCGATGCTTAA
- a CDS encoding benzaldehyde dehydrogenase: MTFLDPATWTGNIFSGGWHVGSGPAQPVIEPATGNELGRIGTATPDDVRKAASEAARAQIVWAATSPEERAAVLRRAGDLWEQHADEIQDWIIRESGGIRAKAAMETHIAAQECYEAAALPSHPAGDVLTSNENRWSFARRRPSGVVSVIAPFNFPLILSIRSVAPALALGNAVLLKPDPRTAVCGGVTLMRVFEEAGLPEGLLSLLPGGRETGTAVTAADEVRVISFTGSTAAGRAVGEAAGRSLKRAHLELGGNNALVVLPGAEVAAAASAGAFGSFMHQGQICMTSGRHLVHESVYDDYVAALAEKARNLPVGDPASGDVALGPIIDAGQLAKIDEIVADALQGGARVAAGGSAEGPYYKPTVLADVAPSNRAWTDEIFGPVAPVMKFSTVDEAVKIVNDNEYGLSVGVLGDVGAAMEVADRVESGKVHINEQTVSDEANAPFGGVGASGTGSRFGGAAANIDAFTEIQWLTVRPTIAEYPF; the protein is encoded by the coding sequence ATGACATTCCTCGATCCGGCAACCTGGACCGGCAATATCTTCTCCGGCGGCTGGCATGTCGGCAGCGGGCCGGCCCAGCCCGTCATCGAACCGGCCACCGGCAATGAACTCGGCCGGATCGGCACGGCAACGCCGGACGACGTCCGGAAGGCCGCATCCGAGGCTGCCCGGGCGCAAATCGTCTGGGCCGCGACATCGCCGGAAGAGCGGGCCGCCGTGCTGCGACGCGCCGGCGATCTGTGGGAGCAGCACGCCGACGAGATCCAGGACTGGATCATCCGCGAGTCCGGCGGCATCCGCGCCAAAGCCGCGATGGAAACCCACATCGCCGCGCAGGAATGCTACGAAGCCGCCGCTCTGCCCTCGCACCCGGCGGGCGACGTGCTGACCTCGAACGAGAACCGGTGGTCGTTCGCCCGGCGCCGGCCCTCCGGAGTGGTCTCGGTGATCGCGCCGTTCAACTTTCCGCTCATCCTGTCCATCCGGTCGGTCGCGCCCGCGCTTGCGCTGGGCAACGCCGTGTTGCTCAAGCCGGATCCTCGGACGGCCGTGTGCGGCGGCGTCACGCTGATGCGCGTGTTTGAAGAAGCCGGGCTGCCGGAGGGCCTGCTCTCCCTGCTGCCGGGCGGCCGCGAGACCGGCACCGCCGTCACGGCCGCCGACGAGGTGCGCGTCATCTCATTCACCGGATCCACGGCAGCCGGCCGGGCCGTCGGCGAAGCAGCCGGGCGCAGCCTCAAACGCGCCCATCTGGAGCTGGGCGGCAATAACGCGCTCGTCGTGCTGCCCGGCGCGGAGGTGGCAGCCGCGGCGTCCGCCGGTGCTTTCGGATCGTTCATGCACCAAGGACAGATCTGCATGACGTCCGGCCGGCACCTCGTGCACGAATCCGTCTACGACGACTACGTGGCCGCGCTGGCCGAGAAGGCGCGCAACCTGCCGGTCGGCGACCCGGCGTCCGGCGATGTCGCGCTTGGCCCCATCATCGACGCGGGACAGCTCGCAAAGATCGACGAAATTGTCGCGGACGCCCTCCAAGGCGGCGCCCGGGTGGCCGCAGGTGGCAGCGCCGAGGGCCCGTACTACAAGCCGACGGTGTTGGCCGACGTCGCGCCGTCCAACCGGGCGTGGACGGACGAGATTTTTGGCCCGGTCGCGCCCGTCATGAAGTTCTCGACCGTCGACGAGGCCGTGAAGATCGTCAACGACAACGAATACGGCCTGTCCGTCGGCGTGCTCGGCGATGTCGGCGCCGCGATGGAGGTCGCCGACCGGGTCGAGTCCGGCAAGGTGCACATCAACGAGCAAACGGTGTCGGACGAGGCAAATGCCCCGTTCGGCGGGGTGGGCGCGTCCGGAACCGGCTCCCGATTCGGCGGCGCAGCGGCCAATATCGACGCGTTCACCGAAATCCAGTGGCTGACGGTGCGCCCGACCATCGCCGAGTATCCGTTCTAA
- the mdlC gene encoding benzoylformate decarboxylase: MTTVKEATFELLRRHGLTTLFGNPGSNELPFLAGLPSDFRYVLGLHEGAVAGMADGYAQATGRPAFVNLHAAAGTGNAMGALTNAWYSHTPLVITAGQQVRSTIGQEVMLSNVDAPTLPRPLVKWSSEPADPSDVVRTLSQAVFTASADPQGPVYVSVPYDDWATDAGIAAEHLAARTVSRAGAFTTDQLADLTATLTAANNPVLVLGPDVDSARANDSAVRLAEALSAPVWVAPSAPRCPFPNRHPCFRGVLPAAVDGITRKLDGHDLIIVIGAPVFRYHEYDPGRYLPDGAELLHLTCDPGEAARAPMGSAVVVDIRSALESLAAAVPASGRPMPAPRERPAPAPAVDGVLTPGAVFDAINAHAPADAVYVNEATSTVSEVWDRIEFDSPGSYYFPASGGLGFGLPAAVGVQLADPGRRVIGLVGDGSANYGLSALWTAAQWNLPVVIIVLNNGTYGALRAFAGKLDATDAPGLDVPDIDFCSLAAGYGVDAHRTPTADEFIDRFTAALAGTSPVLLDVPIATVSPFED, encoded by the coding sequence ATGACGACCGTTAAAGAAGCCACGTTCGAACTGCTGCGGCGCCACGGGCTCACCACCCTCTTCGGCAACCCGGGCTCGAACGAGCTGCCCTTCCTCGCCGGTCTTCCGAGCGACTTCCGCTACGTGCTCGGGCTGCACGAGGGCGCCGTCGCCGGCATGGCCGACGGGTACGCGCAAGCTACCGGCCGCCCCGCGTTCGTCAACTTGCACGCCGCCGCCGGTACCGGCAACGCCATGGGCGCTCTGACCAACGCCTGGTACTCCCACACTCCGCTGGTCATCACCGCCGGCCAGCAGGTCCGGTCCACCATTGGCCAAGAAGTGATGCTCTCCAACGTCGACGCGCCGACGCTCCCCCGCCCACTGGTCAAATGGAGCAGCGAACCCGCCGACCCCTCCGACGTCGTCCGCACGCTGAGCCAGGCCGTCTTCACGGCGTCCGCCGATCCGCAAGGGCCCGTCTACGTCTCGGTGCCGTACGACGACTGGGCCACCGACGCCGGCATCGCCGCCGAACATCTCGCCGCCCGCACCGTCAGCCGGGCCGGCGCCTTCACAACCGACCAGCTCGCCGACCTCACCGCGACGCTGACCGCCGCCAACAACCCGGTCCTCGTACTCGGCCCCGACGTCGACTCCGCCCGCGCCAACGACTCCGCCGTCCGGCTGGCCGAAGCTCTCAGCGCCCCCGTCTGGGTCGCGCCGTCCGCACCGCGCTGCCCGTTCCCGAATCGGCACCCCTGCTTCCGCGGCGTCCTGCCCGCCGCCGTCGACGGCATTACCCGCAAACTCGACGGCCACGACCTGATCATCGTTATCGGCGCCCCGGTGTTCCGCTACCACGAATACGATCCCGGCCGGTACCTCCCCGACGGCGCGGAACTGCTCCACCTCACCTGCGATCCCGGCGAAGCCGCCCGCGCGCCGATGGGCAGCGCCGTCGTCGTCGACATCCGGTCGGCACTCGAGTCGCTGGCCGCCGCCGTCCCGGCGTCCGGCCGGCCGATGCCCGCCCCGCGCGAGCGGCCCGCACCGGCACCGGCCGTCGACGGCGTCCTCACTCCCGGCGCCGTGTTCGACGCGATCAACGCCCACGCCCCGGCCGACGCCGTCTACGTCAACGAGGCCACGTCCACGGTCTCCGAAGTGTGGGACCGGATCGAATTCGACAGCCCCGGCAGCTACTATTTTCCCGCCTCGGGCGGCCTCGGCTTCGGGCTGCCGGCCGCTGTCGGCGTGCAATTGGCCGACCCCGGACGCCGCGTCATCGGACTTGTCGGCGACGGCTCGGCCAACTACGGACTCAGCGCGCTCTGGACGGCCGCCCAATGGAACCTGCCCGTCGTCATCATCGTGCTGAACAACGGCACTTACGGCGCACTGCGGGCCTTCGCCGGCAAACTGGACGCCACCGACGCCCCCGGACTCGACGTTCCCGATATCGACTTCTGCTCCCTGGCCGCGGGCTACGGCGTCGACGCGCACCGGACGCCGACAGCCGACGAATTCATCGACCGCTTCACCGCCGCTCTGGCCGGCACCTCGCCCGTGCTGCTGGACGTGCCGATCGCCACCGTGTCGCCGTTTGAAGACTGA
- a CDS encoding LysR family transcriptional regulator, with amino-acid sequence MSALELNLIRTFTAIYETGSVTEASTMLSVTQPSVSYGLARLRKQLADPLFVRSGTTMAPTDRAVELYPTLSRAVSAIDAAVGGDEQFDPATSRRMFRLCLSDLGEFSFLPAILSRLRREAPDVAIDVVPMEIDQVRGWLRHGSIDAAIASIPLPGLRQRKILTSDRYVCMVPESWAGAGSHEPLSVDEFQSLRHVVIDQESGHHQVDEAIEAARLERRTVLKLRHFAVLPGLMANSDIAAIVPLQVAEQFTQSWPVVIRELPIDIPTFDVSLYWNDATSESKASRWFLELLNRSLGSAGANSGG; translated from the coding sequence ATGTCCGCATTGGAGCTCAATCTCATCCGCACGTTTACTGCCATTTACGAGACGGGCAGCGTCACGGAGGCATCGACGATGTTGTCGGTGACGCAGCCGTCGGTCAGTTATGGGTTGGCGCGGCTGCGTAAGCAGCTTGCGGATCCGTTATTCGTGCGAAGCGGGACGACGATGGCACCGACGGATCGGGCGGTCGAACTGTATCCGACGTTGAGCCGGGCGGTGTCGGCGATCGATGCCGCGGTCGGCGGCGACGAGCAGTTCGACCCGGCGACGTCGCGGCGGATGTTCCGGCTGTGCCTGTCGGATTTGGGAGAGTTTTCGTTTCTGCCGGCCATCTTGTCGCGGTTGCGCCGGGAGGCACCGGACGTCGCAATCGACGTGGTGCCGATGGAGATCGACCAGGTGCGCGGCTGGCTGCGGCACGGCAGTATCGACGCCGCCATTGCCAGCATCCCGCTGCCTGGGCTGCGGCAGCGCAAGATCCTGACAAGTGACAGGTATGTGTGCATGGTCCCGGAAAGCTGGGCCGGAGCCGGCTCGCATGAGCCGTTGAGTGTGGACGAGTTCCAGTCGCTGCGGCACGTGGTGATCGATCAGGAGTCGGGTCATCACCAAGTGGACGAGGCGATCGAGGCGGCGCGGCTTGAGCGGCGGACGGTGCTGAAGCTACGGCATTTCGCGGTGTTGCCCGGGCTGATGGCGAACAGCGACATCGCGGCGATCGTGCCGTTGCAGGTTGCCGAGCAGTTCACCCAGTCGTGGCCCGTCGTCATCCGGGAACTGCCGATCGACATTCCGACGTTCGACGTCAGCCTGTACTGGAACGATGCCACGTCGGAGTCAAAGGCCAGCCGGTGGTTCCTCGAGTTGTTGAACCGGTCGCTCGGTTCGGCTGGTGCCAATTCCGGCGGGTGA
- a CDS encoding glycerophosphodiester phosphodiesterase produces MALEPENTMRSFRRAESMGVDAVELDVWLSRDGRLVVMHDPTLDRTTNGAGDIADASWNTIQALDAGQGEHVPELEAICREIRQTGLQIEIKTPGATESVMSLLRTVCPDRRDITISTFSVECAQAVLAGRRDDAEWRVGLICGANERDKLEENVDLGMDQLMVNWALSDLDAAEQFRKKKCATIWQCTTSDDVLRAMDEGWAGTTLDDPRIGLALLAERAGVTLSESENA; encoded by the coding sequence ATGGCCCTGGAACCGGAAAATACGATGCGATCGTTCCGACGGGCCGAAAGCATGGGTGTGGATGCGGTGGAGTTGGATGTCTGGCTCAGCCGCGACGGCCGCCTCGTGGTGATGCACGATCCGACCCTGGACCGGACGACGAACGGCGCCGGCGACATAGCGGATGCCTCGTGGAATACGATCCAGGCGCTCGACGCCGGCCAGGGCGAGCATGTACCCGAGCTGGAGGCGATCTGCCGCGAAATCCGGCAAACCGGCCTGCAGATTGAGATCAAGACTCCCGGAGCCACGGAGTCAGTCATGTCCCTTCTCCGGACGGTTTGCCCGGATCGGCGCGACATCACGATTTCCACCTTTTCCGTCGAGTGTGCGCAGGCGGTTCTGGCTGGCCGGCGGGACGACGCCGAGTGGCGCGTCGGGCTCATTTGCGGCGCGAACGAACGCGACAAACTCGAGGAAAACGTCGACCTCGGGATGGACCAGCTTATGGTGAACTGGGCGCTCAGCGATCTCGACGCCGCTGAACAATTCCGGAAGAAGAAATGCGCGACGATTTGGCAGTGCACGACATCCGACGACGTCCTCCGGGCCATGGATGAGGGATGGGCCGGCACCACGCTCGACGACCCGCGAATCGGCCTCGCGCTGCTCGCCGAGCGTGCCGGTGTCACCCTAAGCGAAAGCGAGAACGCGTGA
- a CDS encoding arylsulfatase: protein MSAVDVGKSAEHAAFGGVIGETYRDSTPWWPPEEIAAGRPNVLMVVLDDLGFASLGCYGSEIATPNLDALAAGGVQFTNFHATALCSPTRASLLTGRNSHAVGMAYLSHVDDGFPGYRGAIGHDSATLAEVLVDAGYNTWAVGKWHLAPMDQTTVAGPFDQWPLGRGFEHYYGFLEALSDHFHPELFRDNQSVEPPATPEQGYHLTTDLVDNTVQYLRDQTSVAPQTPFFSYLALGATHTPFHAPREFVERYRGRYDDGWDVIRERRYRRQIELGVIPPRTDLPPRNDDVTAWDSLSADERAASARFQEVYAGFLEHTDHEIGRLLAELEVLGRRKDTIVVVVADNGASQEGGPHGVLNTTHYENGHFPEAAEVVARMDEIDGVSTDVNYPLGWAQAANTPLKRYKQNTHAGGIRTAMIVDVPDRLGLALKPGSKRHQFQHVTDIVPTILDLAGVTAPVERAGLRLRPIQGQSMRPVLADSALPSPARTQYFETDGNRAVWKDGWKAVAFHRRGTDFAADKWELYHLDDDVSEAHDLAGSEPERLAELVAAWWEEARANDVLPLDDRGFAERANVKFRPHSPRDRTRWDYYNGMQHIGTGSAPPLPGRSFIISAVIDRPVGTEDGVLIAHGSRNSGYAFLVKDGHLVYDLNHYNRHTLVRSTSTLPTGTCRVAVRFDHDDAGTGGLAVLMIDDEPVGQMRLAETFEYFIAFQGLDVGGDRLSPVHQGDEGEFPFAGRLEVVTIELLGDDLRPVRAVRGVT, encoded by the coding sequence GTGAGCGCCGTCGATGTCGGGAAATCCGCCGAACATGCGGCCTTCGGTGGAGTGATCGGTGAGACGTACCGGGACTCGACGCCATGGTGGCCGCCCGAGGAAATCGCGGCGGGACGGCCGAACGTGCTGATGGTCGTCTTGGACGATCTAGGCTTTGCCAGTCTGGGTTGCTACGGCTCCGAGATCGCGACGCCGAACCTGGACGCGCTTGCCGCCGGGGGAGTCCAATTCACGAATTTCCACGCAACTGCGCTGTGTTCGCCCACGCGTGCGAGCCTTCTGACCGGACGGAACAGCCACGCCGTCGGAATGGCCTATCTGTCGCACGTGGACGACGGATTTCCCGGTTATCGTGGCGCCATCGGACACGATTCGGCGACGCTCGCCGAGGTCTTGGTGGACGCCGGCTACAACACATGGGCGGTGGGAAAATGGCATCTGGCCCCTATGGATCAGACAACCGTGGCGGGGCCGTTCGACCAGTGGCCGCTCGGCCGCGGTTTCGAGCACTATTACGGCTTCCTGGAGGCACTGAGCGATCATTTCCATCCCGAGTTGTTCCGCGACAACCAGTCGGTAGAACCGCCCGCCACGCCGGAGCAGGGATATCACCTGACGACGGATCTTGTGGATAACACGGTGCAGTATCTGCGTGACCAGACGTCGGTGGCGCCGCAGACTCCGTTCTTTAGCTACCTCGCGCTGGGCGCGACTCACACGCCCTTCCATGCTCCGCGGGAATTCGTCGAGCGCTACCGGGGGCGATATGACGACGGCTGGGACGTCATCCGCGAGCGACGCTATCGGCGCCAGATCGAGCTGGGAGTGATCCCGCCCCGAACGGATCTGCCGCCGCGCAATGACGACGTAACGGCGTGGGATTCCCTATCGGCCGACGAACGGGCCGCTTCGGCCCGGTTCCAGGAGGTGTACGCGGGATTCTTGGAACACACCGACCACGAAATTGGGCGTCTACTTGCGGAACTCGAGGTACTCGGACGCCGCAAGGACACGATAGTTGTCGTCGTGGCGGACAACGGGGCGAGTCAAGAGGGCGGCCCACACGGTGTGCTGAACACCACCCACTACGAGAACGGGCACTTCCCCGAGGCTGCGGAGGTGGTGGCGCGAATGGACGAGATCGACGGCGTCTCCACCGACGTGAACTACCCGCTTGGCTGGGCGCAGGCGGCAAATACGCCGCTGAAGCGATACAAGCAAAATACGCATGCCGGCGGGATTCGCACGGCGATGATTGTGGACGTGCCCGACCGCCTCGGTTTGGCATTGAAGCCCGGAAGTAAGCGACACCAGTTCCAGCACGTGACCGACATCGTGCCGACGATTCTGGACCTGGCCGGCGTTACTGCGCCGGTTGAGCGCGCGGGACTGCGGTTGCGCCCGATCCAGGGGCAAAGCATGCGGCCCGTTCTCGCTGACTCTGCGCTGCCGTCGCCGGCACGTACTCAGTACTTTGAAACCGACGGAAATCGAGCGGTATGGAAGGACGGGTGGAAGGCCGTCGCATTCCACCGCCGCGGGACGGATTTCGCTGCGGACAAGTGGGAGCTGTATCACTTGGACGATGATGTGTCCGAGGCTCATGACCTGGCCGGGTCCGAGCCCGAGCGCCTCGCGGAGCTGGTGGCGGCCTGGTGGGAAGAAGCCCGCGCAAACGACGTGTTGCCGTTGGACGACAGGGGATTCGCTGAGCGGGCCAACGTCAAATTCCGGCCGCACTCCCCGCGGGATCGAACACGCTGGGATTACTACAACGGGATGCAGCACATCGGCACCGGTTCCGCCCCGCCGCTGCCCGGCCGATCCTTCATAATCAGCGCGGTGATCGACCGTCCGGTAGGAACCGAGGACGGCGTGCTCATTGCCCACGGCAGCCGCAATAGCGGGTATGCGTTCTTGGTCAAGGATGGCCATCTCGTGTACGACCTGAACCATTACAACCGCCACACGTTGGTGCGATCTACCTCGACGCTGCCGACGGGAACTTGCCGTGTCGCGGTCAGATTCGATCACGATGACGCCGGTACCGGCGGGCTCGCTGTCTTGATGATCGACGATGAGCCGGTCGGGCAAATGCGGCTGGCCGAGACCTTCGAGTACTTCATTGCCTTTCAAGGCCTCGATGTCGGCGGCGATCGCCTCTCGCCGGTGCATCAAGGCGACGAGGGCGAGTTTCCGTTTGCCGGCCGGCTAGAGGTTGTCACCATCGAACTGCTTGGCGATGATCTGAGACCGGTCCGAGCCGTACGCGGAGTCACATGA
- a CDS encoding nucleoside hydrolase, whose protein sequence is MERIILDVDLAMGAPGSDIDDGFALALALADPDITVDLVTTVNGNTDVETVTVLTLELLHRLRRSDIPVHRGAQVPLIRPQARFGTIPDDVEVRDPQPTPAAVAMVDHVLAHPGEITLVAVGPLTNVALAMRLNPSFARALKRLVIMGGVFDRSTNKADRPGEFNVWNDPEAAHVVLTSGIAAWWVGLDVTVLVRLTRRRALEMQESASPFESFAGRYTVAWIDHRMKLGLETDASCAMHDPVAVASVTHPELLAWTDAYVQVETGDRMQGAMLADYNIDQADRAINAHVAREVNAASVSNFFQTRLKEM, encoded by the coding sequence GTGGAGCGAATCATCCTGGATGTTGATCTGGCTATGGGTGCGCCGGGCAGCGATATCGACGACGGGTTTGCATTAGCGCTCGCGCTGGCCGATCCCGATATCACCGTCGACTTGGTGACGACGGTCAACGGCAACACCGACGTGGAAACCGTCACGGTTTTGACGCTTGAACTACTGCATCGACTGCGGCGCAGCGACATTCCGGTGCATCGTGGTGCGCAGGTTCCGCTCATCCGTCCGCAGGCGCGTTTCGGCACGATTCCGGACGACGTGGAGGTGCGCGATCCGCAGCCGACTCCGGCAGCCGTCGCTATGGTCGACCACGTGCTCGCGCACCCGGGCGAGATCACACTCGTCGCAGTCGGCCCGCTGACCAACGTCGCCCTCGCCATGCGCCTGAACCCGTCGTTTGCTCGAGCCTTGAAGCGTCTGGTGATCATGGGCGGCGTGTTCGACCGGTCGACGAACAAGGCGGATCGGCCTGGCGAGTTCAACGTGTGGAACGATCCGGAGGCCGCACACGTGGTGCTGACTAGCGGTATCGCTGCGTGGTGGGTCGGTCTTGACGTCACAGTGCTCGTGCGACTGACGAGGCGACGGGCACTGGAGATGCAAGAGAGCGCGAGCCCGTTCGAGTCCTTTGCCGGCCGTTACACGGTTGCCTGGATCGACCACCGAATGAAGCTGGGTCTGGAAACCGACGCTTCGTGTGCCATGCACGACCCGGTAGCGGTCGCCTCCGTCACTCATCCGGAGTTGCTGGCCTGGACAGATGCCTACGTTCAAGTTGAAACAGGCGACCGGATGCAAGGCGCGATGCTCGCCGACTACAACATCGATCAGGCAGACCGCGCCATAAATGCCCACGTCGCGCGGGAGGTGAATGCCGCATCAGTCTCGAACTTCTTCCAAACCCGATTGAAGGAGATGTAA